One region of Salvia miltiorrhiza cultivar Shanhuang (shh) chromosome 3, IMPLAD_Smil_shh, whole genome shotgun sequence genomic DNA includes:
- the LOC131016484 gene encoding BAG family molecular chaperone regulator 4-like, whose translation MKSLNPSPESCRRSGVIGLGLIPGHGPAVTSIKVSHGHNQYEVSVPSNSSFGYLKCVICQNLGLKPETSKLFFEGIEKQDGESLQQAGLKDNSELLLVESVCEQPVPEEVQETSATSKGEDAVAEARKEINNLEQQVSALQAVIDSGKKVDDKEIMYLTEMLMRQLLKLDGIDAEGEGKVQRKTEVRRVQNIVETLDALKSRNSNSSNHTQKNVSASTEWRAFDASPSSAPPVVPSTSSSPTPSSSSAPPIVPSSSPTPTPSSALPVMQPFSPSPMPIPSIYPVPYLTPSNMQAPTFAGAPHLTPSTLPSSNFPTMPYTVPTPMQYFTPSTMPSATPYPFQYYDPSQYYDPSQMTYLPPSAVPPPAATSPYHAPPYPPPSNPFSMPSSTKVTENWEHFG comes from the exons ATGAAGAGTTTGAATCCAAGCCCGGAAAGCTGCAGGAGGAGTGGAGTAATCGGGCTGGGTTTGATCCCGGGCCACGGGCCCGCTGTTACCAGCATAAAGGTTTCTCATGGGCACAACCAATATGAAGTTTCCGTGCCGTCTAACTCCAGTTTTG GTTATCTCAAATGTGTTATTTGTCAAAACCTTGGTTTGAAACCCGAGACAAGCAAACTCTTTTTCGAAGGTATAGAAAAACAAGACGGAGAAAGTCTTCAACAAGCTGGTTTGAAGGACAATTCTGAGTTGTTACTTGTGGAATCGGTATGTGAACAGCCAGTCCCCGAAGAAGTTCAAGAAACCTCTGCAACTTCGAAAGGGGAGGATGCTGTTGCCGAAGCCAGGAAAGAGATCAACAATCTTGAGCAGCAG GTTTCTGCATTGCAAGCTGTTATCGACAGTGGAAAGAAGGTTGATGATAAGGAGATTATGTATTTGACTGAGATGCTTATGAGGCAGTTGCTTAAGTTGGATGGAATCGATGCTGAAGGAGAAGGAAAAGTTCAGAGGAAGACCGAG GTACGTCGGGTTCAGAACATTGTAGAGACACTGGATGCCCTGAAATCAAGAAACTCGAATTCCTCTAACCATACTCAAAAAAATGTGTCTGCATCTACTGAGTGGAGGGCCTTTGATGCTTCACCATCTTCAGCTCCACCTGTTGTGCCATCAACTTCCTCTTCCCCCACCCCTTCTTCATCTTCGGCCCCACCCATCGTACCATCATCTTCCCCCACCCCCACTCCATCTTCTGCCCTTCCCGTTATGCAACCATTTTCCCCTTCCCCTATGCCAATTCCTTCAATTTACCCCGTGCCATATCTTACGCCTTCCAACATGCAGGCTCCTACCTTTGCTGGGGCCCCACATTTAACGCCTTCTACTCTGCCATCCTCCAACTTTCCGACCATGCCTTACACCGTCCCTACTCCAATGCAATATTTTACACCTTCCACCATGCCATCTGCTACCCCTTATCCTTTCCAATATTATGACCCTTCCCAATATTATGACCCTTCCCAAATGACATATTTACCCCCTTCTGCCGTCCCACCGCCGGCTGCCACTTCTCCATATCACGCCCCGCCCTATCCGCCTCCTTCTAATCCTTTCTCCATGCCATCTTCTACCAAGGTAACAGAGAACTGGGAACACTTCGGCTAA
- the LOC131018715 gene encoding RING-H2 finger protein ATL40-like, whose protein sequence is MASQNFEPIHFPDLRDKIDTKKNPLLGSLFLFFVFFITFLFVYFIYVCARRRHDAAASPDSNAPPPGLDPATISSLPVSSYGKKPSHGAECAICLSLFQECDKVKVLPLCRHGFHSDCVDEWLRTRSSCPLCRGCVHRVDSLGREFEPGMWMVP, encoded by the coding sequence ATGGCTTCCCAAAATTTTGAGCCCATCCATTTCCCCGACTTGAGAGACAAGATCGACACCAAAAAAAACCCCCTCCTCGGCTcactcttcctcttcttcgtcttcttcatcacCTTCCTCTTCGTCTACTTCATCTACGTCTGCGCCCGCCGCCGCCACGACGCCGCCGCCAGCCCAGACTCCAACGCGCCGCCGCCGGGCCTAGACCCGGCCACCATCAGCTCCCTCCCCGTCTCCTCCTACGGCAAGAAGCCGAGCCACGGAGCCGAGTGCGCCATTTGCCTGAGCTTGTTCCAAGAATGCGACAAGGTGAAGGTTTTGCCCCTCTGCCGCCACGGCTTCCACTCGGACTGTGTCGACGAGTGGCTCAGGACTCGGTCGAGTTGCCCCCTCTGCAGAGGCTGCGTTCACCGAGTTGACTCGCTGGGTCGCGAGTTCGAACCCGGGATGTGGATGGTGCCCTGA